In Aureibaculum algae, the following are encoded in one genomic region:
- the leuC gene encoding 3-isopropylmalate dehydratase large subunit, producing MSNTLFDKVWDAHVVRKIEGGPDVFFIDRHLIHEVTSPVAFLGLKTRGIQVMEPKRTFATADHNTPTINQHLPVEDPLSANQLKALEENSKEHGILHWGLGHENNGIVHVVGPENGITLPGATIVCGDSHTSTHGAFGAIAFGIGTSEVEMVLSTQCIMQPKPKKMRINIVGKLNKAVTPKDVALYIISQLSTSGATGYFVEYAGDVFEEMSMEGRMTVCNLSIEMGARGGMIAPDEKTFDYIKGRKFTPKGADWDKAMEYWKTLKTDADATFDKEYTFDASDIEPMITYGTNPGMGMGISNQIPQSDTVKDGKATYEKSLSYMGYEQGESMIGKTIDFVFVGSCTNGRIEDFRSFASIVKGRKKADNVTAWLVPGSHKVEAQIKEEGILDILTDAGFALREPGCSACLAMNDDKVPAGKYAVSTSNRNFEGRQGPGSRTLLASPLVAAAAAVTGKVTDPRELMA from the coding sequence ATGAGTAATACTTTATTTGACAAAGTTTGGGATGCCCATGTAGTACGTAAAATTGAAGGAGGACCAGATGTTTTTTTTATCGACAGACATTTAATACATGAGGTTACAAGTCCTGTTGCTTTCTTGGGGTTAAAAACGAGAGGCATTCAAGTTATGGAGCCAAAGCGAACTTTTGCTACAGCTGACCATAATACACCAACTATAAATCAACATTTACCTGTTGAAGATCCGCTTTCTGCTAATCAGTTAAAAGCATTAGAAGAAAATTCTAAAGAGCACGGTATTCTTCATTGGGGCTTAGGTCATGAAAATAATGGAATTGTTCATGTTGTAGGTCCAGAAAATGGAATTACGTTACCAGGAGCAACTATAGTTTGTGGAGATTCACATACATCAACACATGGTGCTTTTGGTGCCATTGCATTTGGTATTGGTACGTCAGAGGTGGAAATGGTACTTTCTACGCAATGTATTATGCAGCCTAAGCCTAAAAAAATGAGAATTAATATCGTTGGGAAACTGAATAAAGCAGTTACACCTAAAGATGTTGCATTATATATTATTTCACAATTATCAACTTCAGGTGCCACAGGTTATTTTGTAGAATATGCAGGTGATGTATTTGAGGAAATGTCTATGGAAGGTAGAATGACCGTTTGTAACCTAAGTATAGAAATGGGAGCTAGAGGTGGCATGATTGCCCCTGATGAAAAAACATTCGATTATATAAAAGGTAGAAAGTTTACACCAAAAGGAGCAGATTGGGATAAGGCTATGGAGTATTGGAAAACGTTGAAAACAGATGCTGATGCTACTTTCGATAAAGAATATACATTTGATGCTTCAGATATAGAACCCATGATTACTTATGGGACCAATCCAGGAATGGGTATGGGTATTTCTAATCAAATTCCACAATCAGATACCGTAAAAGATGGAAAAGCTACTTATGAGAAATCATTGAGCTATATGGGATATGAACAAGGAGAATCTATGATTGGTAAAACTATAGATTTTGTTTTTGTGGGTAGTTGTACTAATGGTAGAATAGAAGATTTTAGATCTTTTGCATCTATTGTTAAAGGAAGAAAAAAAGCTGACAATGTTACCGCTTGGTTAGTACCAGGTTCACATAAAGTTGAAGCTCAAATTAAAGAAGAAGGTATTTTAGATATTTTAACAGATGCAGGTTTCGCATTAAGAGAGCCTGGATGTTCAGCTTGTTTAGCAATGAATGATGATAAGGTACCAGCAGGGAAATATGCAGTAAGTACTTCTAATAGAAATTTTGAAGGTCGTCAAGGACCCGGTTCTCGTACATTATTAGCAAGTCCTTTAGTGGCAGCAGCGGCAGCAGTAACTGGAAAAGTAACTGATCCACGTGAATTGATGGCGTAA
- the leuD gene encoding 3-isopropylmalate dehydratase small subunit — MAYDKFNILQTSAYPLSIENVDTDQIIPARFLKATERKGFGDNLFRDWRYNADDSPKVDFPLNDPKYSGKILVGGRNFGSGSSREHAAWAVYDFGFRCVISSFFADIFRGNCLNIGVLPVQVSEEFLQEIFGAIEANPDTEIKVDLQNQTVTLLSSGTSESFEINSYKKENMLNGFDDIDYLQNIKGEIQEFVKTRPF; from the coding sequence ATGGCATACGATAAATTTAATATTTTACAAACATCAGCATACCCACTTTCAATAGAAAATGTGGATACCGATCAAATCATTCCTGCTCGTTTTTTAAAGGCTACAGAAAGAAAAGGTTTTGGAGATAATCTTTTTAGAGATTGGAGATACAATGCAGATGATAGTCCGAAAGTTGATTTTCCTTTAAACGATCCAAAATACAGTGGTAAAATTTTAGTTGGAGGAAGAAATTTTGGATCAGGATCTTCACGAGAGCATGCAGCTTGGGCAGTATATGACTTTGGATTCAGATGTGTAATCTCTAGTTTTTTTGCAGATATCTTTAGAGGGAATTGTTTGAATATTGGTGTTTTACCAGTTCAGGTAAGCGAAGAATTTTTACAAGAGATTTTTGGAGCAATTGAAGCAAATCCGGACACGGAAATCAAAGTAGATTTACAAAATCAGACCGTTACACTTTTAAGTTCAGGTACCTCAGAATCGTTTGAAATTAACTCCTATAAAAAGGAAAACATGCTCAATGGTTTTGATGATATAGACTATTTACAAAATATAAAGGGAGAGATTCAAGAGTTTGTAAAAACACGTCCTTTTTAA
- a CDS encoding alpha-isopropylmalate synthase regulatory domain-containing protein: MTKRKIEIMDTTLRDGEQTSGVSFSSSEKLTIAQLLLEELKVDRIEVASTRVSEGEFNAVKSITEWAKEKGYLDKIEVLSFVDNGLSIEWMKNTGAKVQNLLTKGSLNHLKYQLKKTPEQHFSEIKKVIELAVAASIKTNVYLEDWSNGMRNSEAYVYEYLDFLETQPVERILLPDTLGVLSPEESFKYLSAIRAKYPNMHIDFHAHNDYDLGVANALEGVKAGVNGLHLTVNGMGERAGNAPLASVVAVINDFLPDVEIGVNEKALYTVSKLVETFSGFRIPVNKPVLGDNVFTQTAGIHADGDSKKNLYFNDLLPERFGRKRKYALGKTSGKANIQKNLQELGLQLNDEDVLKVTQRIIELGDKKEVVTKEDLPYIISDVLDSNVYEERITIESYVLTHAKGLKPSTTVSVKIDGVLIEEHCQGDGQFDAFMNALGKVYKSKGLMLPKLTDYAVRIPPGSSSDALCETVITWKTADKTFKTRGLDSDQTVSAIKATQKMLNII; the protein is encoded by the coding sequence ATGACCAAGCGTAAAATTGAAATCATGGACACCACCTTACGAGATGGTGAACAAACTAGTGGTGTTTCATTTTCTTCATCAGAAAAGTTGACCATTGCTCAATTATTATTAGAAGAACTAAAGGTTGATCGAATTGAAGTTGCTTCAACGCGAGTTTCTGAAGGTGAATTTAATGCGGTTAAAAGCATAACGGAATGGGCTAAAGAAAAAGGTTATTTAGATAAAATAGAGGTTTTATCTTTTGTAGATAATGGATTGTCCATTGAGTGGATGAAGAATACAGGAGCCAAAGTTCAGAACTTACTGACCAAAGGCTCCTTAAATCATTTAAAATATCAGCTTAAAAAGACACCCGAACAACACTTTTCAGAAATAAAAAAAGTTATTGAACTTGCTGTAGCCGCTTCAATTAAAACCAATGTTTATTTAGAAGATTGGAGTAATGGAATGCGTAATTCAGAGGCATATGTCTATGAATATTTAGATTTTTTAGAAACGCAACCTGTAGAACGTATTTTATTACCAGATACTTTGGGGGTATTATCTCCAGAAGAAAGTTTTAAATATCTCTCAGCCATTCGTGCTAAATATCCTAACATGCATATTGATTTCCATGCTCATAATGATTATGATTTGGGCGTTGCAAATGCCTTAGAAGGGGTAAAGGCAGGTGTAAACGGTTTGCATCTTACGGTTAATGGAATGGGTGAGCGAGCGGGTAATGCTCCATTGGCAAGTGTTGTTGCTGTAATAAATGACTTTTTACCTGATGTTGAAATTGGTGTCAATGAAAAAGCTTTATATACGGTAAGTAAATTGGTAGAGACGTTCTCTGGTTTTAGAATACCGGTTAATAAACCTGTTTTAGGAGATAATGTTTTTACACAAACTGCTGGTATTCACGCGGATGGTGATAGCAAAAAGAATCTTTACTTTAACGATTTATTGCCGGAGAGGTTTGGTAGAAAACGTAAATATGCCTTAGGAAAAACATCTGGAAAAGCCAATATTCAAAAAAATTTACAAGAGCTAGGTTTACAATTGAATGATGAAGATGTTTTAAAAGTAACGCAGCGTATTATTGAATTGGGTGATAAGAAAGAAGTCGTTACCAAAGAAGATTTACCTTATATAATATCTGATGTGTTGGATAGTAATGTTTATGAAGAACGCATTACAATAGAATCTTACGTGTTAACACATGCTAAGGGCCTAAAGCCATCAACAACCGTTTCTGTTAAAATTGATGGCGTCTTAATTGAAGAGCATTGTCAAGGTGATGGTCAGTTTGATGCGTTTATGAATGCATTGGGTAAGGTTTATAAAAGTAAAGGGTTAATGTTACCTAAACTTACCGATTACGCCGTTAGAATTCCACCAGGATCAAGCTCTGATGCACTTTGTGAAACTGTTATTACTTGGAAAACTGCTGATAAAACTTTTAAAACAAGAGGGTTAGATTCTGATCAAACTGTCTCAGCCATAAAAGCTACGCAAAAGATGTTGAATATAATTTAA
- a CDS encoding carboxypeptidase-like regulatory domain-containing protein, whose amino-acid sequence MTLSAGSVFAFSNFQEDPAEYINEYIEYGGVVLDSETGNALVFATLTVKGTNISTITNSDGQFLLKVPKDLNDGVLVISYIGFNTKEVLLTTLKAEGNEIELVNSIIKLGEIKLVAPNDAKALVKSTLKKKADNNVNKPVLMTAFYRETIKKGRKNASLAEAIVNVYKQPYTSSRQDDIELFKARKSTDYNKLDTVALKLQGGPYNPLYIDLMKYPEYIFNSEMIDLYRFSFANSTTINGQAVYVVQFKQLNTVTEPLYYGKLYIDVETSALKSAIYNLNVENKELTGDLFVRKKPRDIKVYPTNAAYRVDYREKDGKYYYGYGNVQLSFKVKRKRKWFSSNYSLTSEMAVTDWKFNIDNEKLKNREKLKKSVVISDSASGFSDPEFWGAYNVIEPEKSIESAINKIKKQLKKANKG is encoded by the coding sequence ATGACTTTATCAGCAGGTTCAGTGTTTGCATTTTCAAATTTTCAGGAAGACCCAGCTGAATATATTAATGAATATATAGAATATGGTGGTGTTGTTTTGGATAGTGAAACGGGCAATGCGTTGGTTTTTGCTACATTAACGGTTAAAGGAACAAATATCAGTACCATAACAAATTCCGATGGCCAATTCCTATTAAAAGTCCCGAAAGATCTAAACGATGGAGTGTTAGTAATATCCTATATCGGATTTAATACGAAGGAGGTTTTATTGACAACATTAAAGGCAGAAGGTAATGAAATTGAATTGGTCAATTCAATCATTAAGTTAGGGGAAATTAAATTGGTAGCTCCAAATGATGCCAAGGCTTTGGTTAAATCTACCTTAAAGAAAAAAGCTGATAATAATGTAAATAAACCTGTCTTAATGACCGCTTTTTACAGAGAAACTATTAAAAAAGGTCGTAAAAATGCCTCTTTAGCTGAGGCAATTGTAAATGTGTATAAACAACCTTATACCTCATCTAGACAAGATGATATAGAGCTATTTAAGGCAAGAAAAAGTACAGATTATAACAAGTTAGATACGGTAGCTTTAAAATTGCAAGGAGGCCCTTATAATCCGTTATATATAGATTTAATGAAATACCCTGAATATATTTTTAATTCGGAAATGATTGATTTGTATCGATTTAGTTTTGCAAATTCAACAACAATCAATGGTCAAGCGGTTTATGTAGTCCAGTTTAAACAACTAAATACCGTTACAGAACCTTTATATTATGGTAAGTTATATATAGATGTTGAAACGTCAGCGTTAAAAAGTGCGATTTACAATTTAAATGTTGAAAATAAAGAATTAACGGGCGACCTATTTGTACGAAAAAAACCAAGAGATATTAAAGTGTATCCAACCAATGCAGCCTATAGGGTTGATTATCGTGAGAAAGATGGTAAATATTATTATGGTTATGGAAATGTACAGTTGAGTTTTAAAGTGAAACGGAAACGAAAATGGTTTAGTTCTAACTATTCATTAACGAGTGAAATGGCTGTAACTGATTGGAAATTTAATATTGATAATGAGAAGTTAAAGAATAGAGAAAAGCTTAAGAAATCTGTCGTTATAAGTGATTCCGCATCAGGGTTTTCAGATCCTGAATTTTGGGGAGCATATAATGTTATTGAACCTGAAAAGTCTATTGAATCTGCCATTAACAAAATAAAGAAACAACTAAAAAAAGCCAATAAAGGCTAA
- a CDS encoding DEAD/DEAH box helicase: MSTFSDLGVQSSYIKSLKELGITVPTEIQEKTIPVLLSSKTDFIGLAQTGTGKTAAFGLPILQAIDPSKDEIQALILAPTRELVQQIQKQLFRFTKYHSKKIFSEGIYGGEKIDIQLKRIQRTTHIVVATPGRLIDFIERGEIDLQHMKTLVLDEADEMMSMGFKQDLNTILKYTSGLRNTWLFSATMPDEIQSIIKKYMSPKAVRIAVNENNLVNSNISHQYLITTIKKKVDVLIQFLESKPEERGIIFCRTKAGTQNLTNILKEEGFSVGALEGDMQQRDRDKVMRAFKNESVQILISTDVSARGIDVNSLAFVIHHQLPEQLEYYTHRSGRTARAGKKGVSMALILPNELQLIHGLQKNLGIKFTEVFTS; this comes from the coding sequence ATGTCAACGTTTTCTGATTTAGGTGTTCAATCGTCTTATATAAAATCTTTGAAAGAATTAGGAATTACTGTTCCTACTGAAATTCAAGAAAAAACTATTCCTGTACTTTTAAGTTCAAAAACAGATTTTATTGGATTAGCTCAAACAGGCACCGGTAAAACTGCTGCTTTCGGACTACCTATATTACAAGCAATAGATCCGTCTAAAGATGAGATTCAGGCTTTAATTTTGGCTCCTACACGAGAGTTGGTGCAACAAATACAGAAACAATTATTTAGGTTTACGAAGTATCATTCAAAAAAAATATTTTCTGAAGGTATTTATGGCGGTGAAAAAATTGATATTCAATTGAAAAGAATTCAGCGTACGACCCACATTGTTGTTGCTACTCCTGGACGATTGATTGATTTTATTGAAAGAGGAGAAATTGATTTACAACACATGAAGACGTTAGTTTTAGATGAAGCTGATGAAATGATGAGTATGGGTTTTAAACAAGATTTAAATACCATCTTAAAATATACAAGTGGGCTTAGAAATACATGGTTGTTTTCAGCTACTATGCCTGATGAAATTCAAAGTATCATCAAGAAATATATGTCGCCAAAGGCAGTACGAATTGCAGTAAACGAAAATAATTTAGTCAATTCAAATATTAGTCATCAATATTTAATCACTACAATAAAGAAAAAGGTGGATGTGCTCATCCAGTTTTTAGAAAGTAAGCCTGAAGAACGCGGTATTATTTTTTGCAGAACAAAAGCAGGTACACAAAATCTTACAAATATTTTGAAGGAAGAAGGCTTCTCTGTTGGAGCTTTAGAAGGTGACATGCAGCAAAGAGATCGTGATAAGGTAATGCGAGCTTTTAAAAATGAAAGTGTACAAATCCTTATTTCTACAGATGTTTCTGCTCGTGGTATTGACGTTAATAGTTTAGCCTTCGTAATTCACCACCAATTACCAGAACAACTAGAATATTATACCCATAGAAGTGGTAGAACGGCAAGGGCTGGAAAAAAAGGAGTTTCAATGGCATTGATTTTACCAAATGAATTACAATTGATTCATGGGCTTCAAAAGAACTTAGGCATAAAATTTACGGAGGTATTTACATCTTAG
- a CDS encoding 3D domain-containing protein, with translation MLKNICLFMVLSIVIGCKKKIEDPFTWKTIKVTATAYNSTTAQTDGNPHITAWGDSLRPGMPYIAVSRDLLRMGLKHNTPIKIEGIKGTYLVKDKMHYRWRNKIDIYMGKDIKRAKAWGRKKLEIQYGVIDTTKIKK, from the coding sequence ATGCTAAAGAATATCTGCCTTTTTATGGTCTTATCCATTGTAATTGGATGTAAGAAAAAAATTGAAGATCCTTTTACTTGGAAAACAATTAAAGTTACTGCTACTGCCTATAATTCCACAACAGCACAAACAGATGGGAATCCACATATTACCGCTTGGGGCGATAGTCTACGACCTGGAATGCCATATATAGCTGTTTCTAGAGATTTACTTAGAATGGGATTAAAGCATAATACACCCATAAAAATTGAAGGAATAAAAGGAACATATCTTGTAAAAGATAAAATGCATTACCGTTGGAGAAATAAAATTGATATCTATATGGGTAAAGATATTAAGCGAGCGAAAGCGTGGGGCCGCAAGAAATTAGAGATACAATACGGCGTTATCGATACTACAAAAATAAAAAAATAA
- a CDS encoding RNA polymerase sigma factor, giving the protein MTKKQAFTEVIKENQGIIFKITSVYTNNKEDQQDLYQEIVYQLFKSYKTFKGNAKVSTWMYRVALNTSITYLKKEKRGGVRIPIEKILTYKTEQEDTIIEDRIELLHTQIKKLNIIEKGIILLYLEGKNYDEIAEITGFTNTNVGTRLSRIKEKLKTQILK; this is encoded by the coding sequence ATGACCAAGAAACAAGCATTTACTGAAGTTATAAAAGAGAACCAAGGAATTATTTTTAAAATAACCTCAGTTTATACCAACAACAAAGAAGATCAGCAAGATTTATATCAAGAAATAGTTTATCAGCTGTTTAAGTCTTATAAGACCTTTAAAGGTAACGCAAAAGTTAGCACCTGGATGTATAGGGTCGCTTTAAATACATCAATAACCTACTTGAAAAAGGAAAAAAGAGGTGGCGTTCGAATTCCAATTGAAAAAATACTTACGTATAAAACGGAACAAGAAGATACCATTATAGAAGATCGTATTGAACTGTTACATACCCAGATTAAAAAATTAAATATCATTGAAAAAGGTATAATTCTACTTTATTTAGAAGGAAAAAACTATGATGAAATAGCCGAGATAACAGGATTTACAAACACAAATGTGGGTACCAGATTATCTCGAATTAAAGAAAAATTAAAAACGCAAATTTTAAAATAA
- a CDS encoding peptidoglycan recognition protein family protein: MKSSVLLIIFIAFFSCKSAQKIVDKPIIFDEERKALTLAYLSNRYGLEQELPTIEPKMVVLHWTAIPTLERSFTAFNKSALPNWRPALVDKSGLNVSSQFLVDQDGTIYRLMPETFMARHVIGLNHAAIGIENVGGTKDTPLTEAQLKANIWLVTYLTKKYAIQYVIGHYEYTNFEGHPLWLEKDANYRTEKTDPGVDFVNKVKSATKSLNLKPTPLK; encoded by the coding sequence ATGAAATCTAGTGTATTGTTAATTATTTTTATAGCCTTTTTCTCCTGTAAATCCGCTCAAAAAATTGTGGATAAGCCAATAATTTTTGATGAAGAAAGGAAGGCGTTAACATTAGCTTATTTATCTAATCGTTATGGGTTAGAACAAGAGTTGCCAACTATTGAACCTAAAATGGTGGTACTTCACTGGACAGCTATTCCTACTTTAGAAAGATCTTTTACAGCATTTAATAAATCAGCTTTACCAAACTGGAGACCAGCATTGGTTGATAAGAGTGGGTTGAATGTTTCTTCACAATTTTTAGTAGATCAAGATGGTACTATTTATCGGTTAATGCCTGAAACTTTTATGGCTAGACATGTTATTGGATTAAACCATGCAGCAATTGGCATAGAAAATGTAGGAGGTACAAAAGATACACCATTGACGGAGGCTCAATTAAAAGCTAATATATGGTTGGTTACTTATTTAACTAAAAAATATGCTATTCAATATGTGATTGGACATTATGAATATACTAATTTTGAAGGGCATCCATTATGGTTAGAAAAAGATGCTAATTATAGAACAGAAAAAACCGATCCTGGTGTAGATTTTGTAAACAAAGTTAAAAGTGCTACAAAAAGCTTAAATTTGAAACCAACACCTTTAAAATAA
- a CDS encoding M14 family zinc carboxypeptidase, with amino-acid sequence MKLRILLITIILLSTELMLGQSEEMTSELYKTYEKFKEVSLDKRRIKHNTIKPLVDKFRKNPKFIVNKVGESIEGRDLNLISIGNGKTNVFLWSQMHGDEPTATQAIFDILNFLDSDDFSKEKKKILKKLTLHFLPMLNPDGAEVFTRRNALGVDINRDALRLQSPEGKTLKRVRDSLNAEFGFNLHDQSTYYNAERTDKPATISYLAPAYNYEKEINDVRANAMKVIVYMNSIIQKYAPGQVGRYNDDFEPRAFGDNITKWGTSAILIESGGYLNDVEKQEIRKLNYVSILSAIYTIANGDYNDIAVEDYNKIPQNDRKLFNLKIKNLTYELNGKPYKIDLGINRIEVDNRENTDFYNVGRIVDLGDLSTYYGYETFDAEGYKIVAGTLYPTMIASSTSYERLNALSMLKKGYAYVKMAKLPDVRYTSKPMTVLKVTKATPKLNINVGRNPTFLLEKNGTIEYAVVNGYLINLNGENPNFKNGIIYK; translated from the coding sequence ATGAAATTAAGAATACTACTTATAACTATTATTCTATTAAGTACAGAATTAATGTTGGGTCAATCTGAAGAAATGACCAGCGAACTTTATAAGACTTATGAAAAGTTTAAAGAGGTAAGCCTTGACAAACGAAGAATTAAGCATAATACTATAAAGCCATTAGTTGATAAATTTCGTAAGAACCCTAAGTTTATTGTAAACAAAGTTGGAGAATCTATAGAAGGTCGCGATTTAAATCTAATAAGTATTGGTAATGGTAAAACCAATGTTTTTTTATGGTCACAAATGCATGGTGATGAACCAACTGCTACACAAGCCATCTTTGATATTTTAAACTTTTTAGATAGTGATGATTTTTCTAAAGAGAAAAAGAAAATATTAAAAAAATTGACATTGCACTTTTTGCCAATGCTTAATCCTGATGGAGCGGAAGTTTTTACAAGAAGAAATGCATTGGGTGTTGATATAAATAGAGATGCATTGCGTTTACAATCACCAGAAGGAAAAACATTAAAGCGTGTTAGAGATAGTTTAAATGCTGAATTCGGATTTAATTTACATGACCAAAGTACTTATTACAACGCTGAGAGAACAGATAAACCAGCAACAATATCATATTTGGCACCTGCCTATAATTATGAAAAGGAAATAAACGATGTTAGAGCCAATGCCATGAAGGTTATTGTTTATATGAATAGTATTATACAAAAATATGCCCCAGGTCAAGTAGGGCGTTATAATGATGATTTTGAGCCTAGAGCATTTGGAGATAATATTACAAAGTGGGGTACAAGTGCCATTTTAATAGAATCGGGTGGGTATTTAAATGATGTGGAAAAACAAGAAATTAGAAAACTAAATTATGTTTCTATACTTTCTGCAATTTATACCATCGCAAATGGAGATTATAATGATATTGCTGTTGAAGATTACAATAAAATCCCTCAGAATGATCGTAAATTATTTAATCTAAAAATTAAAAATCTTACCTATGAGTTAAATGGGAAACCTTATAAAATAGATTTAGGTATCAATCGCATCGAGGTTGATAATAGAGAAAATACAGATTTTTATAATGTTGGTAGAATTGTAGATCTAGGAGATTTGTCTACTTATTACGGATATGAAACTTTTGATGCAGAAGGTTATAAAATTGTTGCAGGTACATTATACCCAACTATGATTGCTTCTAGTACAAGTTACGAAAGACTGAATGCTTTATCGATGTTAAAAAAGGGATATGCTTATGTTAAAATGGCAAAATTACCTGATGTTAGATATACGAGTAAACCTATGACCGTATTAAAAGTGACTAAGGCTACTCCTAAATTGAATATTAATGTAGGTAGAAATCCGACGTTTTTATTAGAGAAAAATGGTACGATTGAATATGCAGTGGTAAACGGTTATTTAATTAATCTAAATGGTGAAAATCCTAATTTTAAGAATGGTATAATTTATAAGTAG
- a CDS encoding YfiT family bacillithiol transferase → MPVTDIDILKYPIGKAKIPTPISSQHITDWIQILEDFPEQLTKLVSYLNDSQLDTPYRPGGWTVRQVVHHLSDSHYNSYIRFKWALTEVKPIIKTYYEDRWAELRDGKSAPILLSLRSLEALHQKWVYFLKGLSANELQHTFVHPETNEEVSLAENIGIYAWHSVHHYAHIDGLIKRMRW, encoded by the coding sequence ATGCCAGTAACAGACATCGATATTCTTAAATATCCTATAGGTAAAGCAAAAATACCCACTCCTATTTCTTCTCAACATATTACAGATTGGATTCAAATTTTGGAAGATTTTCCAGAACAATTGACAAAACTAGTAAGCTATTTGAATGATTCGCAATTGGATACACCTTACAGACCGGGTGGTTGGACAGTTAGACAAGTTGTACATCATTTGTCAGATAGCCATTACAACAGTTATATCCGTTTTAAATGGGCACTAACAGAAGTAAAACCTATCATAAAAACCTATTATGAAGATCGCTGGGCTGAACTTAGAGATGGTAAATCTGCCCCCATCCTACTCTCATTAAGATCTTTAGAGGCATTGCATCAAAAATGGGTGTATTTTCTAAAGGGATTAAGTGCAAACGAGTTACAACATACTTTTGTACACCCAGAAACCAATGAAGAAGTTTCTCTTGCCGAAAATATCGGAATTTACGCATGGCATTCAGTCCACCATTATGCACATATTGACGGATTAATAAAAAGAATGCGTTGGTAA
- a CDS encoding peptidylprolyl isomerase gives MKDGLYAKFNTTKGEIIVELTYDKTPGTVGNFVALAEGNLENKILPQGTPYYDGLKFHRVIPDFMIQGGCPQGTGTGNPGYSFDDEFHPDLKHDKPGVLSMANSGVATNGSQFFITHVPTPWLDNKHTIFGNVIEGQDVVDSIQQDDKTESIEIIRVGKEAEDFNAIEAFRTFEGSRAKREAEEKEKSEKLLSDVSKGFEKTDSGLRYKITEKGNGKNATKGAKVSVHYRGQLLDGTVFDSSFERKEPIEFAIGVGQVIAGWDEGIQLLQVGDKARMVIPSELAYGSRGAGGVIPPNAPLIFDVELVDVK, from the coding sequence ATGAAAGACGGATTATACGCAAAATTCAACACCACCAAAGGTGAAATAATAGTTGAGTTAACATACGACAAAACACCAGGTACAGTTGGAAATTTTGTCGCTTTAGCAGAAGGAAATTTAGAAAACAAGATACTTCCACAAGGAACACCTTACTATGATGGTTTAAAATTTCACAGGGTAATACCTGATTTTATGATTCAAGGTGGTTGTCCACAAGGAACAGGTACTGGAAACCCAGGTTATAGTTTTGATGACGAATTTCATCCTGATTTAAAACATGACAAACCAGGTGTTTTATCTATGGCCAATTCTGGTGTAGCAACTAACGGAAGTCAGTTTTTTATTACGCATGTACCAACACCTTGGTTAGATAATAAGCACACTATATTTGGAAATGTTATAGAAGGTCAAGATGTTGTTGACAGTATTCAACAAGATGACAAAACAGAAAGCATTGAAATTATAAGAGTTGGTAAAGAAGCAGAAGATTTTAACGCTATAGAGGCTTTTAGAACTTTTGAAGGTTCTAGAGCAAAAAGAGAAGCTGAAGAAAAAGAAAAATCTGAAAAATTACTAAGTGATGTTTCTAAAGGTTTTGAAAAAACGGATAGCGGTTTAAGATATAAAATCACGGAAAAAGGAAATGGGAAAAATGCGACCAAAGGAGCTAAAGTTTCTGTTCACTACAGAGGTCAGTTATTAGATGGTACTGTTTTCGATTCATCATTTGAACGTAAAGAACCTATCGAGTTTGCAATTGGTGTTGGCCAAGTTATTGCAGGTTGGGATGAAGGTATTCAACTATTACAAGTTGGAGATAAAGCCCGTATGGTAATTCCTTCTGAATTAGCTTATGGTTCTAGAGGAGCTGGCGGTGTTATTCCTCCAAATGCTCCATTAATCTTTGATGTAGAATTGGTAGATGTGAAATAA